From a region of the Methanobrevibacter thaueri genome:
- a CDS encoding DUF3100 domain-containing protein: MVFIPDGKNDGHVEHLYREKTDKRILKRNPWRDYRLHITVLILVVIAELIGTIKIPITKDVAITIMPLIYTIILGLAFYLIKPIKWIGRKQARIAEGAMMLFIGVLIAKLAVSSGQSISLIFDMGPALILQELGHLATILVLPIALLLGFKKEAIGMTNSIGREPNVAVVVDKYGFNSPESRGVFAIFIIGTVIGTIFISFLVTMSLSFLPLHPYAFAMASGVGSASMNAAAIGPTLAAFPGMETQIEAFAGFSNLLSFCVGIYIVIFVALPLTEKIYNWLEPKIGKDSIMPKKEDE, encoded by the coding sequence GTGGTTTTTATTCCTGATGGGAAAAACGATGGACATGTTGAGCATCTTTATAGGGAAAAAACGGACAAGCGTATTTTGAAGCGTAATCCTTGGAGAGACTACAGATTACATATTACCGTTCTTATTTTAGTTGTTATTGCAGAACTGATTGGAACAATAAAAATTCCAATAACAAAGGATGTTGCAATAACCATAATGCCATTGATTTATACCATCATTTTAGGACTTGCATTCTATCTGATAAAGCCGATCAAGTGGATTGGAAGGAAACAGGCTCGTATTGCTGAAGGGGCAATGATGCTTTTCATTGGAGTTTTAATTGCCAAATTGGCTGTTTCAAGTGGCCAGTCCATTAGTTTGATTTTTGATATGGGTCCGGCTTTGATATTGCAGGAATTAGGACACTTGGCCACTATCTTAGTACTTCCAATCGCATTGCTTTTAGGATTTAAAAAGGAAGCCATCGGTATGACAAACTCAATCGGAAGGGAACCGAACGTTGCGGTTGTTGTGGATAAGTACGGATTCAACTCTCCCGAATCAAGAGGGGTATTCGCAATATTCATCATAGGAACCGTTATCGGTACAATATTCATCAGTTTCCTTGTAACAATGTCATTGTCATTCTTGCCGCTACACCCATATGCATTTGCAATGGCAAGTGGAGTGGGAAGTGCAAGTATGAATGCGGCGGCAATCGGACCGACCCTTGCGGCATTTCCAGGAATGGAAACTCAAATTGAGGCATTTGCAGGATTCAGTAACCTGTTGTCATTCTGTGTTGGAATCTACATCGTGATATTTGTAGCGCTTCCATTGACCGAAAAGATATACAATTGGCTTGAACCAAAGATTGGAAAGGATTCAATAATGCCTAAAAAGGAGGATGAATAA
- a CDS encoding DUF3100 domain-containing protein, producing MSDKNQDTTEIQHIYRNKTDKRILKKNPWRDYRLHFTILILVIIAMFIGPIEIEIAKGVTVSIMPLLYTMILGLVFYLAEPISWIERKQSRVAEGAMMLFIGILIAKLAVSSGQSMHLLFEMGPALMLQELGHLATILIALPVALLLGFKREAIGMTNSIGREPEVAVVVDKYGFNSPESRGIFALFIVGTMIGTVFISFLTSICVSILPLHPYAFAMASGVGSASMNAAAIGPTLAAFPGIETQIEAFAGFSNLLSFSVGIYIVIFLALPLTEKLYSILEPIIGRKSIVEEEVDNNA from the coding sequence ATGTCGGATAAGAATCAAGACACGACAGAAATTCAACATATTTATCGTAACAAGACGGATAAACGTATTTTAAAGAAAAATCCTTGGCGGGACTATCGCCTGCATTTTACTATACTGATTTTGGTAATCATTGCCATGTTTATAGGCCCGATTGAAATTGAGATTGCAAAAGGGGTGACTGTTTCAATAATGCCTTTATTATACACCATGATTTTGGGATTGGTCTTCTATCTTGCAGAGCCTATAAGCTGGATTGAAAGGAAACAATCCCGTGTTGCAGAGGGTGCAATGATGCTTTTCATTGGGATCCTGATTGCAAAACTTGCAGTTTCAAGTGGTCAGTCAATGCATCTTCTCTTTGAAATGGGGCCTGCGCTGATGCTTCAGGAACTTGGACACCTTGCAACAATCCTCATTGCACTTCCGGTTGCATTGCTTTTGGGCTTTAAAAGGGAAGCCATCGGTATGACCAATTCAATCGGCCGTGAACCTGAGGTTGCAGTTGTTGTCGATAAGTATGGATTTAATTCACCTGAATCCAGAGGAATATTTGCACTCTTCATTGTTGGAACAATGATTGGAACAGTCTTCATCAGCTTTTTGACAAGCATATGCGTTTCTATCCTACCGCTGCATCCATATGCCTTTGCAATGGCAAGCGGTGTGGGAAGTGCAAGTATGAATGCGGCGGCAATCGGGCCGACCCTTGCGGCATTTCCAGGAATCGAAACTCAAATCGAGGCATTTGCAGGATTCAGTAATCTGCTGTCCTTTTCAGTTGGAATCTATATAGTAATATTCCTTGCCCTTCCATTGACTGAAAAGCTATATTCCATCTTGGAGCCGATTATTGGAAGAAAGTCCATCGTGGAAGAGGAGGTGGATAACAATGCCTGA
- a CDS encoding tRNA(Ile)(2)-agmatinylcytidine synthase, with the protein MIMINCLHIGIDDTDSPDGMCTTYLASQIINRFEDNGIELVGYPRLIRLNPFARHKTRGNGGVALRIENDDKAGLAKEIVLEEVEKLSMFDCDNTNPGVIFYDGEITKEMQDYAFRAIYEFITISEAEKFGKSVGCEIHKFKKGRGIIGSIAAISLPLSDCTYELLAYRAPENFGTPRRIDHESVYEMDKKTFPDTFENIDYSEDYIAIEPKTPCPVLYGIRSNTPDVLIEAKAMVEVGEVIDDWCIFKTNQHTDMHIQKAQDIQSMRQFGCYEVVGTVKNKPTIIDGGHMFFYIADDTGEIECGAYEPTKNFRKIVSHLRPGDVIRVYGGIGEQNTFNVEKFQVIELNDVEYQNPICECGKKMTSAGKNKGFKCKKCGRKIKSSKKVPIKIQRFLKNAQFYETPVSARRHLSKPLCRMDLS; encoded by the coding sequence GTGATTATGATTAACTGTTTACATATTGGAATTGACGATACCGATTCTCCCGACGGGATGTGCACAACATATCTGGCAAGCCAAATCATCAACAGATTTGAGGATAACGGCATTGAACTTGTAGGTTATCCCAGACTGATTAGGCTGAACCCATTTGCCCGCCACAAGACCCGTGGAAATGGAGGGGTTGCCTTAAGGATAGAAAATGATGATAAGGCAGGTCTGGCAAAGGAGATTGTCTTGGAGGAAGTCGAAAAGCTGTCAATGTTTGACTGCGACAATACTAATCCGGGAGTGATTTTTTACGATGGTGAAATCACAAAAGAGATGCAGGATTACGCTTTCAGGGCAATTTATGAATTCATAACAATCAGCGAAGCGGAGAAGTTCGGCAAATCTGTCGGTTGTGAGATCCACAAGTTCAAGAAGGGAAGGGGAATCATCGGTTCCATTGCGGCCATCAGCCTGCCGCTGTCAGATTGCACCTATGAGCTTCTTGCCTACAGGGCTCCAGAAAACTTCGGAACACCAAGGAGGATTGACCATGAATCAGTTTATGAGATGGACAAGAAGACTTTTCCAGACACCTTTGAAAACATTGACTATTCGGAGGACTACATCGCAATCGAGCCGAAAACACCATGCCCTGTTCTGTATGGAATCAGATCAAACACTCCTGATGTGTTGATTGAGGCCAAAGCCATGGTCGAGGTTGGCGAGGTGATTGATGACTGGTGCATATTTAAGACAAACCAGCACACTGACATGCACATACAAAAGGCTCAGGATATACAGTCCATGAGGCAATTTGGATGCTATGAGGTTGTAGGCACGGTTAAAAACAAGCCAACCATCATAGATGGGGGGCACATGTTCTTTTACATTGCCGATGATACCGGAGAGATTGAATGCGGAGCGTATGAGCCAACCAAGAACTTCAGGAAAATCGTTTCCCACTTGCGTCCGGGTGATGTGATTAGGGTTTACGGAGGAATTGGTGAGCAGAACACATTCAACGTCGAGAAGTTTCAGGTCATTGAATTGAATGATGTCGAGTATCAAAATCCCATTTGCGAATGTGGAAAAAAGATGACATCTGCTGGTAAAAATAAGGGTTTCAAGTGCAAGAAATGCGGAAGAAAGATTAAATCTTCAAAAAAAGTTCCTATTAAAATTCAACGTTTTTTAAAAAATGCCCAGTTTTACGAAACTCCGGTTTCTGCAAGGAGACACTTGTCAAAACCATTATGCCGTATGGATTTAAGTTAA
- a CDS encoding transcriptional regulator produces MLTRSQLLHNIENLLNSQGYKTSDIYDQGSFDIVARKNLLILLLKTFQNIDSINEQNAHEMKQLANIFLASPIIIGEKSRNGFLEEGVIYERYEIPAIGFETLKNMILYNEYPEILADRGGYFVKIDGNVIKQYREEYSMSLKDLANLAHVSRATMYKYENGIVRANTETAMILEEILNTKVTLDIDLLKQPKTEDIKYTDDVNDLSKLGYGVISTNKSPFDAVAKMKSSDKHSPLMANVEKNRSEKTLKRMAIPLKDLSMVTTSEPVFIINNDKIKESIGAVPVIKSWELKEFENSKELLKMIKERKEN; encoded by the coding sequence ATGTTAACCCGAAGCCAACTACTGCACAATATTGAAAATTTATTGAACTCCCAGGGCTATAAGACCTCAGACATTTACGACCAGGGTTCATTTGATATTGTGGCAAGAAAAAATCTGCTAATTCTACTTTTAAAAACCTTCCAAAACATTGACAGCATCAATGAGCAGAACGCTCATGAGATGAAGCAATTGGCCAACATATTTCTGGCCTCACCCATAATAATCGGTGAAAAGTCAAGAAACGGTTTTTTGGAAGAAGGAGTCATATATGAAAGGTATGAGATTCCAGCAATCGGCTTTGAGACTTTGAAAAACATGATATTATACAATGAATATCCTGAAATTCTGGCTGACCGTGGAGGATACTTCGTTAAAATCGACGGAAATGTAATAAAGCAGTACCGTGAGGAGTATTCAATGTCACTTAAGGATTTGGCAAACCTTGCGCATGTTTCACGCGCTACAATGTACAAATACGAAAACGGAATCGTCAGGGCCAATACAGAAACCGCAATGATACTTGAGGAAATCCTGAATACAAAGGTGACACTGGATATCGACCTATTGAAGCAGCCAAAGACAGAGGATATCAAATACACTGATGACGTTAATGACCTATCAAAACTCGGATATGGAGTAATATCCACAAACAAAAGTCCTTTTGATGCAGTGGCCAAGATGAAAAGTTCAGACAAGCATTCACCATTGATGGCCAATGTCGAAAAGAATAGGAGCGAAAAAACCCTGAAAAGGATGGCAATACCTCTTAAGGATTTATCAATGGTTACAACATCCGAACCTGTATTCATAATCAACAATGACAAGATAAAGGAATCAATCGGTGCCGTGCCAGTCATCAAATCCTGGGAGCTTAAGGAATTTGAGAATTCAAAAGAGCTATTGAAAATGATTAAAGAGAGAAAGGAAAACTAG
- a CDS encoding aldo-keto reductase family protein, translated as MFFEDLEYKGKEIPRTILGYGPFMAELYFGHRSRLYLDDLYNNPQNAANVIIESYDQGVRAINLVNDSKLLEAYDLAVDAGCEMKVIATIGKSDVDYLNPNYEVAKEVDWDEDIDLFSTYDCPIMLVDEFITDAYDWRLTTRMLNRINDTGSLSGLVTAFPSRTTDLLADNLDMDLFDFYMIPLNSLSYMMDINAFNASQRQEFVDRLLALNKKVIATRVLAAGVLKPNEAFSFLKSVDYVDAISIGVAKVEEAREDFELLKEF; from the coding sequence ATGTTTTTTGAGGATTTGGAATACAAGGGAAAGGAAATTCCAAGAACAATTTTGGGATATGGTCCGTTCATGGCTGAACTGTACTTCGGACACAGGTCAAGGCTATATCTTGATGATTTGTATAACAATCCTCAAAATGCAGCTAATGTAATTATCGAATCATATGATCAAGGTGTCAGAGCAATAAACCTTGTCAATGATTCCAAATTGCTTGAAGCATATGATTTGGCCGTTGATGCCGGATGTGAAATGAAAGTAATTGCAACAATCGGAAAAAGTGATGTTGATTACCTGAATCCGAATTATGAGGTTGCAAAAGAGGTTGATTGGGATGAGGACATTGATCTGTTTTCAACCTATGACTGTCCAATAATGCTTGTCGATGAGTTCATAACCGACGCATACGATTGGAGGCTGACAACCAGAATGCTGAACCGAATCAATGACACAGGATCACTGTCAGGTTTGGTAACTGCGTTTCCATCCAGGACAACAGACCTTCTTGCGGACAATCTTGACATGGATTTATTCGATTTTTACATGATTCCATTGAACAGTCTGTCTTACATGATGGACATCAATGCTTTCAACGCTTCCCAAAGGCAGGAATTCGTTGACAGGTTGCTTGCATTAAATAAAAAAGTAATTGCCACAAGAGTCCTTGCGGCTGGTGTCTTAAAGCCTAATGAGGCATTCTCATTTTTAAAAAGCGTCGACTATGTCGATGCGATATCAATAGGTGTGGCTAAGGTGGAAGAAGCTCGTGAAGACTTTGAATTGCTGAAGGAATTCTAA
- a CDS encoding heavy metal-binding domain-containing protein codes for MVSVEEFPISTANDIPGFRTVETKGFIYGLTVRSRGAGGQIGAGIKSLFGGEITQYVKMMEESREEALHRAIQHAKELGANGIVAIRFDSNEISDVMQEILVYGTAVVVEKE; via the coding sequence ATGGTATCAGTAGAAGAATTTCCAATTTCAACAGCAAACGATATTCCAGGATTCAGAACTGTAGAGACCAAAGGTTTCATTTATGGTTTAACCGTCAGAAGCAGAGGTGCCGGTGGACAAATAGGCGCAGGTATCAAATCTCTTTTCGGTGGAGAAATTACTCAGTATGTTAAAATGATGGAAGAGTCTAGAGAAGAAGCATTGCACAGGGCTATTCAGCATGCAAAAGAATTGGGTGCAAACGGCATTGTTGCAATCAGATTCGATTCAAATGAAATTTCCGATGTAATGCAGGAAATCTTGGTATATGGAACTGCAGTTGTAGTTGAAAAAGAGTAG
- the serA gene encoding phosphoglycerate dehydrogenase, giving the protein MKVLIADAINEKGIENLKEVAEVVVNTSITPEELADTIHEYNGIIVRSRTKLTADIIKKADNLQIIARAGVGVDNIDLDAATEKGIMVVNSPESTSVTVAEHTMGLILSMARKISIADKSVKEGKWEKKQFMGVELRNKTLGVIGMGRIGSQVVNRCKAFGMDAMAYDPYLPEEVAKQMGVDLTDLDTVLKNSDFITIHVPLTPETKHSVSYEQFDLMKDTAYIVNCSRGGVIDEEALYDALVNDKIGGAALDVYEEEPPATDSKLFELDNIVLTPHIAASTKEAQRDAAIIVADEIIDLAKGNNPKNVLNMPRIDKTTYQELAPYMGLCEKLGSFISQAVNGKIKEIEIVYSGELAEIDNLEILTRTVIQGAVNPFLSSPVNAVNAALVAKERGISITEGRKDNAKGYESLIKVIAKSETDTFSAEGTHLHEARILKVNGYWVDVIPEGHMFIAKYEDVPGSIGKIGTKLGEHNVNIGIMQVGRDEKGGRAIMVLTLDKEIPKDVIKEIQALDNVYEAIGLEL; this is encoded by the coding sequence ATGAAAGTACTTATTGCTGATGCTATTAACGAAAAAGGTATCGAAAATCTAAAGGAAGTGGCTGAAGTTGTTGTGAACACCTCCATCACTCCTGAAGAATTGGCTGATACCATACACGAATACAATGGAATCATTGTAAGAAGTCGGACAAAATTAACAGCAGACATTATCAAAAAAGCTGACAATCTGCAGATTATCGCAAGAGCAGGTGTTGGAGTGGACAACATTGACCTTGACGCAGCTACCGAAAAGGGTATCATGGTTGTAAACTCACCTGAATCAACCTCCGTAACCGTTGCAGAACATACCATGGGTTTGATCCTAAGCATGGCCCGTAAAATATCCATTGCGGACAAATCCGTTAAAGAAGGCAAATGGGAGAAAAAACAGTTCATGGGTGTTGAACTCAGAAACAAAACTCTCGGTGTAATTGGTATGGGAAGAATCGGTTCCCAAGTTGTCAACAGATGCAAGGCTTTTGGAATGGATGCAATGGCATATGACCCATACTTGCCTGAAGAGGTTGCAAAACAGATGGGCGTTGACTTGACAGATCTCGACACAGTCCTTAAGAATTCTGATTTCATTACAATCCACGTTCCTCTCACTCCTGAAACCAAACATTCAGTCTCATATGAGCAGTTTGACTTAATGAAAGATACAGCATACATCGTAAACTGTTCACGTGGTGGAGTAATTGACGAGGAAGCATTGTATGACGCATTGGTAAATGACAAAATCGGTGGTGCAGCATTAGACGTATATGAAGAAGAACCACCTGCAACCGACTCAAAATTATTCGAATTAGACAATATTGTATTGACCCCTCACATTGCCGCTTCAACAAAAGAGGCGCAAAGGGACGCAGCCATTATCGTGGCTGATGAAATTATTGATTTGGCTAAAGGAAACAATCCTAAAAACGTATTGAACATGCCACGTATCGACAAGACCACTTACCAGGAGTTAGCTCCATACATGGGATTATGTGAAAAATTAGGTAGTTTCATCTCACAAGCGGTAAACGGCAAAATCAAAGAAATCGAAATCGTTTACAGCGGAGAATTGGCTGAAATCGACAACCTTGAAATCTTAACCAGAACCGTAATCCAAGGTGCGGTAAATCCATTCTTAAGCTCTCCTGTAAATGCAGTAAATGCAGCTCTTGTCGCTAAAGAAAGAGGAATAAGCATTACTGAAGGCAGAAAAGACAATGCAAAAGGATACGAATCCTTGATTAAGGTTATTGCAAAAAGCGAAACCGATACTTTCTCAGCTGAAGGTACTCACTTGCACGAAGCAAGAATCTTGAAAGTGAACGGCTACTGGGTGGACGTTATCCCTGAAGGACACATGTTCATTGCAAAATATGAGGACGTTCCTGGAAGCATCGGTAAAATCGGAACTAAATTAGGCGAACATAACGTTAACATTGGAATTATGCAAGTTGGAAGAGATGAAAAAGGCGGAAGAGCTATCATGGTTCTAACTTTAGATAAAGAAATTCCAAAAGACGTAATTAAAGAAATCCAAGCTTTAGATAATGTTTATGAAGCTATTGGATTAGAATTATAA
- a CDS encoding Mov34/MPN/PAD-1 family protein: protein MSFISRLLGNNDEEFTEVRVDREVLESVIYYSKKSYPNEFLAFFDGEIKDKILYITGLIFLPGETCETGAVVHTELLPMNSKYMGSVHSHPGPSASPSEADLKTFSKNGYFHMIVCLPYSLETFKSYDRYGEHMDYSIGDYRQFNEDNPDDFFDENDVVTDDDEFKPGFFDEDDDEFFRTLDDERVDRYSEFERRNQARIISNNQMSNDINIISNTQMPRQQVIRIELNPDGSVRKISKNKK from the coding sequence ATGAGTTTCATTTCAAGGCTATTGGGAAACAATGATGAGGAGTTCACTGAGGTCAGGGTTGACCGTGAGGTTCTCGAATCTGTAATCTACTATTCAAAGAAATCATACCCAAACGAGTTTTTGGCATTCTTCGACGGTGAAATTAAGGACAAGATACTCTACATCACAGGATTAATCTTTTTACCTGGAGAGACATGTGAAACAGGGGCAGTCGTTCACACGGAATTGCTTCCTATGAATTCCAAGTATATGGGATCAGTCCACTCCCATCCGGGGCCAAGCGCAAGCCCGTCCGAAGCAGACCTAAAGACCTTTTCAAAAAATGGGTACTTCCACATGATTGTCTGTCTGCCGTATTCACTGGAGACTTTCAAGTCATATGACCGCTATGGAGAACATATGGACTATTCAATAGGGGATTACAGGCAATTCAATGAAGACAACCCCGATGACTTTTTCGATGAGAATGATGTTGTAACAGATGATGATGAGTTCAAACCTGGGTTTTTCGATGAGGATGATGATGAATTCTTCAGGACTCTTGATGATGAGCGTGTTGACCGCTATAGTGAATTTGAACGTAGAAATCAGGCAAGGATTATTTCCAATAATCAAATGTCAAATGATATAAATATAATCTCCAATACTCAAATGCCAAGGCAGCAGGTCATTAGAATTGAGTTAAATCCGGATGGCAGTGTTAGAAAAATATCAAAAAATAAAAAATAA
- a CDS encoding tRNA(His) guanylyltransferase Thg1 family protein — MKDYEVYSSLKVPRNSRIIVRLDGRSFHKLAIDLNLNKPYDDDFYKVFAKVCNDLFNEFSASFVYAFSDEISLLLDNIPFEGRVEKIDSVIASFAASSFVLNYDTDFKKPPAFDSRIIPVGDEDILKYFKWRQDESWRNCVNSHAVSHLKSTHANNEVDDILNGMKLNEVHELLFQNGINLNDVETYKKRGIGIYRKQKKVVGFNKKENKNQTSYRSYVYTDWELPKFSEDFFKQIGVIG; from the coding sequence ATGAAGGATTATGAAGTTTATTCATCACTGAAAGTTCCAAGAAACTCAAGAATCATCGTACGTCTAGACGGCAGAAGCTTTCATAAGCTGGCCATCGACTTGAATTTGAATAAGCCTTATGACGATGATTTTTATAAGGTCTTTGCCAAGGTGTGCAATGACCTCTTCAATGAGTTTTCAGCCAGCTTCGTTTATGCTTTTTCAGATGAGATAAGCTTGCTTTTAGACAACATTCCTTTTGAAGGCAGAGTGGAAAAGATCGATTCAGTGATTGCAAGCTTTGCCGCAAGTTCCTTTGTGCTCAATTACGACACAGATTTCAAAAAGCCACCGGCTTTTGATTCAAGGATAATTCCTGTCGGTGATGAGGATATACTGAAATACTTCAAGTGGAGGCAGGATGAATCCTGGAGAAATTGTGTCAACTCACATGCGGTTTCCCACCTCAAATCAACACATGCAAATAATGAAGTTGACGACATTCTAAACGGCATGAAGCTAAATGAAGTGCATGAATTATTGTTCCAAAATGGAATTAATTTGAACGATGTTGAAACCTATAAAAAAAGAGGGATAGGAATATATAGGAAACAGAAAAAAGTAGTCGGATTCAATAAAAAAGAAAACAAGAATCAGACATCCTACAGAAGCTATGTCTATACCGACTGGGAACTTCCGAAATTCAGCGAGGATTTCTTCAAACAGATAGGTGTGATTGGATGA
- a CDS encoding aspartate dehydrogenase → MKVGIIGCGAIANIITTSMVPEDNGINIAYFFDKDIERAENLASLAGGIAVLDFDDMLDKVDLILECAAPVSVREYAPRVLEKGLDMVVMSIGAFMDMDFYREMEALAKKHNAKIHLPSGAIVGLDGIKAVAKFGLKEVNLVTRKSPKSLGKEIDSEEVLFDGKASDAVKVFPLNINVAATISIACQRDIDVKIIVDPNVDRNVHEITAKGDFGEFKTTTMNYPCAANPKTSMLAALSAIRLLKSFNETICVGM, encoded by the coding sequence ATGAAAGTAGGTATTATAGGCTGTGGAGCCATTGCCAACATCATAACAACAAGCATGGTTCCAGAGGATAACGGTATCAATATTGCATACTTCTTCGACAAGGATATTGAAAGGGCAGAGAACTTGGCAAGTCTGGCCGGCGGAATCGCAGTGCTCGATTTCGATGACATGTTGGATAAGGTTGACTTAATCCTGGAATGTGCGGCTCCGGTTTCCGTTAGGGAATATGCGCCAAGAGTTCTGGAAAAAGGCTTGGATATGGTAGTCATGAGTATCGGCGCATTCATGGACATGGATTTTTACCGTGAAATGGAGGCATTGGCCAAAAAGCACAATGCGAAAATCCACTTGCCTTCCGGCGCAATCGTCGGTCTGGATGGAATCAAGGCAGTCGCCAAATTTGGCCTTAAGGAAGTCAATCTGGTAACAAGGAAATCTCCAAAATCCCTTGGAAAGGAAATAGATTCCGAAGAGGTATTGTTTGATGGAAAAGCATCTGATGCAGTTAAGGTATTCCCATTGAACATCAATGTGGCTGCAACAATCAGTATCGCATGTCAAAGGGACATTGATGTTAAAATCATTGTTGACCCGAATGTTGACAGGAACGTTCATGAGATAACAGCCAAGGGCGATTTCGGTGAGTTCAAGACAACAACCATGAATTATCCGTGCGCAGCCAATCCGAAAACAAGCATGTTGGCGGCACTTTCAGCAATAAGATTGCTTAAAAGTTTCAATGAAACCATTTGCGTGGGAATGTAA
- a CDS encoding PRC-barrel domain-containing protein produces MVEVSKLRSLDIYTNTGHYVGRVEDVILNIRLGTISKLQVRAIEQQPKPAGLSRSFIGMIRGEAPEENEMRSFQNDLLTVDFDKVQAIGDIMLINPRDIKKVTPEPQIPEATTPKPETPQQPQVETQSQFDAERL; encoded by the coding sequence ATGGTAGAAGTTTCAAAATTACGTAGTTTAGATATTTATACCAACACAGGACATTATGTTGGTCGTGTAGAAGATGTTATTCTTAATATTAGATTAGGAACTATCTCAAAATTACAAGTAAGGGCTATAGAGCAACAACCAAAACCAGCAGGTCTTTCAAGATCCTTCATTGGTATGATTCGTGGTGAAGCACCTGAAGAAAATGAAATGAGATCTTTCCAAAATGACTTATTAACCGTTGACTTTGATAAAGTTCAAGCTATTGGAGACATTATGTTAATCAACCCTAGGGACATTAAAAAAGTAACTCCAGAACCACAAATCCCTGAAGCTACTACTCCAAAACCTGAAACCCCACAACAACCACAAGTTGAAACTCAAAGTCAATTTGATGCTGAAAGATTATAA
- a CDS encoding tRNA-binding protein produces the protein MWDTTKDYRILVASKARENYLNLIPTASFRGSWNKKQAVDMGKQMNSDFQSLTYSYLEGDELVNSPDVAALKEKALKIIEYLGGDDWNKKFLSNAPKEDRQKTQENIAKVRFFLDTIIGLKDRLALGPINDPIMGVDIKVGEVMSVTSHPNNDKLMLCNVNLGKRAITVVTNDMNVKDNNKVGVSLLPPQSFSDIVSEGMFLGMDGSILKDVDGELGQMPKGIPMESLNETRNLVENYLK, from the coding sequence ATGTGGGATACAACAAAAGATTATAGAATTTTAGTAGCAAGTAAAGCAAGAGAAAACTATTTGAATCTTATACCAACAGCTTCATTTAGAGGAAGCTGGAATAAAAAACAGGCAGTTGACATGGGTAAACAGATGAACAGTGATTTCCAGTCATTGACATACTCCTATCTTGAAGGGGACGAATTGGTAAACTCCCCTGATGTTGCAGCCTTAAAGGAAAAGGCCTTAAAGATTATCGAGTACCTGGGTGGAGATGATTGGAACAAGAAGTTCCTGAGCAACGCACCTAAGGAAGACAGGCAAAAAACCCAGGAAAACATTGCGAAAGTGAGGTTTTTCCTTGACACTATAATTGGATTGAAAGACAGATTAGCCCTTGGACCAATAAACGACCCAATCATGGGCGTTGACATCAAGGTTGGAGAAGTTATGAGCGTCACAAGCCATCCAAACAATGATAAGCTGATGCTGTGTAACGTGAACCTTGGAAAACGTGCAATAACCGTTGTGACAAATGACATGAATGTCAAGGACAACAATAAGGTTGGAGTCTCACTATTGCCTCCCCAATCCTTCAGCGACATCGTGAGCGAGGGAATGTTTTTGGGAATGGATGGAAGCATCCTAAAAGACGTTGACGGAGAGCTTGGCCAGATGCCAAAAGGAATACCTATGGAATCCCTCAACGAAACACGTAACCTTGTTGAAAACTATTTAAAATAG